In a genomic window of Pseudomonas putida:
- the truB gene encoding tRNA pseudouridine(55) synthase TruB: MAQVKRIRRNVSGIILLDKPLGFTSNSALQKVRWLLNAEKAGHTGSLDPLATGVLPLCFGEATKFSQYLLDSDKGYETLAQLGKTTTTADAEGEVLQERPVTVGRTDIEAVLPNFRGQIKQIPPMYSALKRDGQPLYKLARAGEVVEREPRSVTITRLELLAFEGDTARLAVDCSKGTYIRTLVEDIGEQLGCGAYVAELRRTQAGPFTLAQTVTLEELEAVHAEGGNEAVDRFLMPSDSGLLDWPLLQFSEASAFYWLNGQPVRAPDAPKFGMVRVQDHNGRFIGIGEVSEDGRIAPRRLIRSE; the protein is encoded by the coding sequence GTGGCTCAGGTCAAACGTATCCGTCGAAATGTCAGCGGAATCATCCTGCTCGACAAACCGCTGGGGTTCACCTCCAACTCGGCACTGCAGAAGGTTCGCTGGTTGCTCAACGCCGAGAAGGCCGGACATACCGGCAGCCTCGACCCACTGGCCACCGGCGTGTTGCCGTTGTGCTTCGGTGAGGCGACCAAGTTCTCGCAATACCTGCTCGATTCCGACAAGGGTTACGAAACCCTGGCTCAACTGGGCAAGACCACCACCACGGCGGATGCCGAGGGTGAAGTTTTGCAGGAGCGGCCGGTGACCGTTGGTCGCACCGATATCGAAGCGGTACTGCCGAATTTCCGTGGGCAAATCAAGCAGATACCGCCGATGTACTCGGCCCTCAAGCGTGATGGGCAGCCGCTGTACAAGTTGGCTCGTGCTGGCGAAGTAGTGGAGCGCGAACCGCGTTCTGTTACTATTACGCGCTTGGAATTGCTGGCCTTCGAGGGTGATACTGCGCGGCTTGCCGTGGATTGCAGCAAAGGCACCTATATCCGCACCCTGGTTGAGGATATCGGTGAGCAACTCGGTTGTGGTGCTTACGTTGCAGAACTGCGACGTACCCAGGCCGGGCCTTTCACACTGGCGCAAACCGTCACCCTGGAAGAGCTGGAAGCGGTACATGCCGAAGGCGGCAACGAAGCGGTCGATCGCTTCCTGATGCCATCGGACAGCGGCCTGCTGGATTGGCCGCTACTGCAGTTTTCGGAAGCGAGCGCGTTCTACTGGCTTAATGGCCAGCCGGTACGTGCCCCGGATGCACCGAAGTTCGGCATGGTACGGGTACAGGATCACAATGGTCGCTTCATCGGTATCGGTGAAGTGAGCGAAGACGGGCGTATCGCGCCGCGTCGACTGATTCGGTCAGAATGA
- the rpsO gene encoding 30S ribosomal protein S15: MALSVEEKAQIVTDYQQAVGDTGSPEVQVALLTANINKLQGHFKANGKDHHSRRGLIRMVNQRRKLLDYLKGKDVSRYSALIGRLGLRR, encoded by the coding sequence ATGGCTCTCAGCGTTGAAGAAAAAGCTCAAATCGTTACCGACTACCAGCAAGCTGTTGGTGATACCGGTTCGCCAGAAGTGCAAGTTGCACTGCTGACCGCCAACATCAACAAACTGCAAGGTCACTTCAAGGCCAACGGTAAAGACCACCACTCCCGTCGTGGTCTGATCCGCATGGTTAACCAGCGTCGCAAGCTGCTGGACTACCTGAAAGGCAAAGACGTGAGCCGTTACAGCGCTCTGATCGGTCGCCTGGGTCTGCGTCGCTAA
- the pnp gene encoding polyribonucleotide nucleotidyltransferase, producing MNPVIKKFQFGQSTVTLETGRIARQASGAVLVTVDDDVSVLVTVVGAKQADPGKGFFPLSVHYQEKTYAAGKIPGGFFKREGRPSEKETLTSRLIDRPIRPLFPEGFMNEVQVVCTVVSTSKKTDPDIAAMIGTSAALAISGIPFDGPIGAARVAFHESTGYLLNPTYEQLAASSLDMVVAGTSDAVLMVESEAEELTEDQMLGAVLFAHDEFQVVINAVKELAAEAAKPTWTWAPQAEATELLGAIRAEFGEAISQAYTITVKADRYARLGELKDQVVAKLSGEEGQPSASDVKAAFGEIEYRTVRENIVNGKPRIDGRDTRTVRPLNIEVGVLPKTHGSALFTRGETQALVVATLGTARDAQLLDTLEGEKKDPFMLHYNFPPFSVGECGRMGGAGRREIGHGRLARRSVQAMLPAADVFPYTIRVVSEITESNGSSSMASVCGASLALMDAGVPMKAPVAGIAMGLVKEGEKFAVLTDILGDEDHLGDMDFKVAGTAKGVTALQMDIKIKGITEEIMEIALGQALEARLNILGQMNQIIGQSRTELSANAPTMIAMKIDTDKIRDVIGKGGATIRAICEETKASIDIEDDGSIKIFGETKDAAEAARQRVLSITAEAEIGKIYVGKVERIVDFGAFVNILPGKDGLVHISMLSDARVEKVTDILKEGQEVEVLVLDVDNRGRIKLSIKDVAAAKASGV from the coding sequence GTGAACCCGGTAATCAAAAAATTCCAGTTCGGTCAGTCGACCGTTACCCTCGAGACTGGCCGTATCGCCCGTCAGGCCTCCGGCGCAGTATTGGTCACCGTTGACGACGACGTCAGCGTATTGGTGACCGTAGTCGGTGCCAAACAAGCCGATCCAGGCAAGGGTTTCTTCCCGCTGTCTGTCCACTACCAGGAAAAAACTTACGCTGCCGGTAAGATCCCTGGTGGTTTCTTCAAGCGCGAAGGCCGTCCTTCCGAGAAAGAAACCCTGACTTCCCGACTGATCGACCGTCCGATCCGTCCACTGTTCCCAGAAGGCTTCATGAACGAAGTGCAGGTTGTCTGCACCGTCGTTTCCACCAGCAAGAAGACCGATCCGGACATCGCTGCGATGATCGGTACCTCGGCTGCCCTGGCCATCTCCGGCATTCCTTTCGATGGCCCGATCGGCGCTGCCCGTGTCGCTTTCCACGAAAGCACCGGCTACCTGCTGAACCCGACTTACGAGCAACTGGCTGCGTCCAGCCTGGACATGGTTGTTGCCGGTACTTCGGACGCCGTGCTGATGGTTGAATCGGAAGCCGAAGAGCTGACCGAAGACCAGATGCTGGGCGCGGTGCTGTTTGCTCACGACGAGTTCCAGGTTGTGATCAACGCCGTTAAAGAACTGGCTGCCGAAGCTGCCAAGCCAACCTGGACCTGGGCTCCACAAGCCGAAGCCACCGAACTGCTGGGTGCTATCCGCGCCGAGTTCGGCGAAGCGATCTCCCAGGCCTACACCATCACCGTCAAGGCCGACCGTTACGCTCGCCTGGGTGAGCTGAAGGATCAGGTCGTTGCCAAGCTGTCCGGCGAAGAAGGCCAGCCTTCCGCTTCCGACGTCAAAGCCGCTTTCGGTGAAATCGAATACCGTACCGTTCGCGAAAACATCGTTAACGGCAAGCCACGTATCGACGGTCGCGACACCCGTACCGTTCGTCCGCTGAACATCGAAGTCGGCGTTCTGCCGAAGACTCACGGTTCGGCACTGTTCACCCGTGGTGAAACCCAGGCACTGGTCGTAGCAACACTGGGCACCGCCCGTGACGCGCAACTGCTGGACACCCTGGAAGGCGAGAAAAAAGACCCGTTCATGCTGCACTACAACTTCCCTCCGTTCTCGGTGGGCGAGTGTGGTCGCATGGGTGGCGCCGGTCGTCGCGAAATCGGTCACGGCCGTCTGGCCCGTCGTTCGGTTCAGGCCATGCTGCCTGCTGCTGACGTGTTCCCTTACACCATCCGTGTTGTATCGGAAATCACCGAATCCAACGGTTCCAGCTCCATGGCTTCCGTTTGCGGTGCTTCCCTGGCACTGATGGACGCGGGTGTGCCGATGAAGGCACCTGTTGCCGGTATCGCCATGGGTCTGGTTAAAGAAGGCGAGAAATTCGCTGTTCTGACTGACATCCTGGGCGACGAAGACCACCTGGGCGATATGGACTTCAAGGTAGCCGGTACCGCCAAAGGCGTGACCGCGCTGCAGATGGACATCAAGATCAAGGGCATCACCGAAGAGATCATGGAAATCGCCCTGGGCCAGGCCCTGGAAGCGCGCCTGAACATCCTTGGTCAGATGAACCAGATCATTGGCCAGTCGCGTACCGAACTGTCGGCCAACGCGCCGACCATGATCGCGATGAAAATCGACACCGACAAAATCCGTGATGTCATCGGTAAAGGCGGCGCGACCATCCGTGCAATCTGCGAAGAAACCAAGGCGTCGATCGACATCGAAGACGACGGTTCGATCAAGATCTTCGGCGAGACCAAGGATGCTGCAGAAGCTGCACGTCAGCGCGTTCTGTCCATTACCGCTGAAGCGGAAATCGGCAAGATCTACGTCGGCAAGGTTGAGCGCATCGTCGACTTCGGCGCATTCGTCAACATCCTGCCTGGCAAGGACGGTCTGGTTCACATCTCCATGCTGAGCGACGCTCGCGTTGAGAAAGTGACCGACATCCTGAAAGAAGGTCAGGAAGTGGAAGTACTGGTACTGGACGTGGACAACCGCGGCCGTATCAAGCTGTCCATCAAAGACGTGGCAGCAGCCAAGGCTTCGGGCGTTTAA
- a CDS encoding DUF6388 family protein — MTEKQLSQEARHEEALRKYALDAPELLEEIKDLSPDDQKDQIQWAFEDEAEAQGLQPWELTLKYTTTPEEFEAERLKLHKEAAEVLGVEWEEYCEMNNLVV, encoded by the coding sequence ATGACCGAAAAACAATTGAGCCAGGAAGCCCGCCACGAGGAAGCGCTCAGAAAGTACGCACTCGATGCGCCCGAGTTACTGGAAGAGATCAAGGACTTGAGTCCAGATGATCAGAAGGACCAGATCCAGTGGGCGTTCGAGGACGAGGCAGAGGCCCAGGGCCTGCAGCCTTGGGAGTTGACGCTCAAGTACACCACCACGCCGGAAGAATTCGAGGCCGAACGCCTGAAACTGCATAAAGAGGCAGCCGAGGTGCTGGGTGTCGAGTGGGAAGAGTACTGCGAGATGAACAATCTGGTGGTCTGA
- the nadC gene encoding carboxylating nicotinate-nucleotide diphosphorylase — MPNLRLADLTAEIEANVRRALLEDVGSGDITAQLIPAERLAKATIITRDAAVICGTAWVDTVFRQLDPRVAVHWQVADGERVKPNQVLFHLEGPARSLLTGERSALNFLQLLSGVATRAQYLADFVAQTQVKLLDTRKTLPGLRLAQKYAVTCGGCHNHRIGLYDAFLIKENHIAASGGIPQAIAAAHKIAPGKPVEIEVESLDELKEALAAGADIIMLDELSLDDMREAVRLNGGKAKLEASGGINESTLLPIAETGVDYISIGAMTKDVKAVDLSMRLSL, encoded by the coding sequence ATGCCGAATCTACGTCTCGCCGATTTGACCGCCGAAATCGAAGCCAACGTGCGCCGCGCGCTGCTCGAAGATGTCGGCAGCGGCGACATCACCGCGCAATTGATCCCGGCCGAGCGCCTGGCCAAAGCCACCATCATTACCCGCGATGCCGCCGTCATCTGCGGCACGGCCTGGGTCGATACCGTGTTTCGGCAACTGGACCCACGGGTTGCGGTGCACTGGCAGGTCGCCGATGGCGAACGGGTCAAACCCAATCAGGTGCTGTTCCACCTCGAAGGCCCTGCCCGCTCCTTGCTGACCGGTGAACGCAGCGCGCTGAACTTCCTGCAATTGCTGTCCGGCGTCGCCACTCGCGCACAATATTTGGCCGACTTTGTCGCCCAGACCCAGGTCAAATTGCTGGACACCCGCAAGACCCTGCCTGGCTTGCGTCTGGCGCAAAAATACGCCGTGACCTGCGGCGGTTGCCACAATCACCGCATCGGCCTGTATGACGCGTTCCTGATCAAGGAAAACCATATCGCCGCCAGCGGAGGCATCCCGCAGGCCATCGCTGCCGCGCACAAGATCGCACCGGGCAAACCGGTGGAAATCGAGGTGGAAAGCCTGGATGAGCTGAAGGAAGCCCTGGCGGCCGGTGCCGACATCATCATGCTCGACGAACTGAGCCTGGATGACATGCGCGAGGCCGTGCGTCTGAACGGCGGCAAGGCAAAACTGGAGGCCAGCGGCGGAATCAACGAAAGCACGTTGCTGCCGATCGCCGAGACTGGGGTGGACTACATTTCGATTGGTGCGATGACCAAGGATGTGAAGGCTGTCGACTTGTCGATGCGCTTGAGTCTCTGA
- the ampD gene encoding 1,6-anhydro-N-acetylmuramyl-L-alanine amidase AmpD encodes MQLDPASGWCQDVRLCPSPNFNARPTGEISLLVIHNISLPPAQFATGKVQEFFQNRLDVTEHPYFEGIADLRVSAHFLIERDGAVTQFVSCLERAWHAGVSNFEGRETCNDFSVGIELEGTDDLPFTDAQYDALTTLTRQLQGAFTDITPERICGHSDIAPGRKTDPGPAFDWQRYRAALAKAAAEKEESQ; translated from the coding sequence ATGCAGTTGGACCCCGCGAGCGGTTGGTGTCAGGACGTGCGTTTGTGTCCCTCGCCCAACTTCAATGCGCGCCCTACGGGCGAAATTTCCCTGCTGGTGATCCACAACATCAGCCTGCCGCCAGCGCAATTCGCCACCGGCAAGGTGCAGGAGTTTTTCCAGAATCGCCTGGATGTCACGGAGCACCCTTACTTTGAGGGGATTGCCGATCTGCGCGTGTCCGCGCACTTTCTGATTGAGCGTGACGGTGCTGTCACCCAGTTTGTCTCTTGCCTGGAGCGCGCCTGGCACGCCGGGGTGTCGAATTTCGAGGGGCGGGAAACCTGTAACGATTTTTCCGTGGGCATTGAGCTGGAGGGTACGGATGATCTGCCGTTCACCGATGCGCAGTACGACGCATTGACTACCCTGACCCGGCAACTGCAAGGCGCCTTCACGGACATCACCCCGGAACGTATCTGCGGGCACAGCGACATCGCTCCTGGGCGCAAGACCGATCCGGGGCCGGCGTTTGACTGGCAGCGCTACCGTGCAGCCCTGGCAAAAGCCGCTGCGGAAAAAGAGGAATCACAATGA
- the ampE gene encoding regulatory signaling modulator protein AmpE: MSFLVLLLAVWIEKFSALRHQVQRDGAWIRELHKLESNPRMAKNPWLVLGVLVLFPVALLALLLWVLDPVAYGLLALPVHLLVVIYSLGRGDLLVGLGPFRDAWRREDLQAAAHVAKRDLDICADSGEQLLERVEGHLLWEAYQSFFAVIFWYFLLGPVAALSYRLLALAEEHGQNPAVVERAGQLRHAFDWIPVRLLAASFALVGNFAAVSRVMLHELLNWNISAAQLIEKAGLVAAEIPAPVAGPEGINNLDRIWELLLRAAVLWYAGFALWTVLH; the protein is encoded by the coding sequence ATGAGTTTTCTGGTGTTGCTGTTGGCGGTGTGGATCGAGAAATTCTCGGCCCTGCGTCATCAGGTTCAGCGAGATGGCGCTTGGATTCGCGAGCTGCACAAACTCGAATCGAATCCGCGCATGGCGAAAAATCCATGGCTGGTGCTGGGCGTGCTGGTGTTGTTCCCGGTTGCGCTGCTGGCGCTGCTTTTGTGGGTGCTGGACCCCGTGGCCTACGGTTTGTTGGCGCTGCCGGTGCACCTGCTGGTGGTGATTTACAGCCTGGGGCGGGGCGATCTGCTGGTCGGTCTCGGTCCTTTCCGCGATGCATGGCGTCGGGAAGACCTGCAGGCCGCGGCCCATGTTGCCAAGCGTGATCTGGACATCTGCGCCGACAGTGGCGAGCAATTGCTGGAGCGGGTCGAAGGGCATTTGCTGTGGGAGGCCTACCAGAGCTTTTTCGCGGTGATTTTCTGGTACTTCCTGTTGGGACCGGTCGCCGCCCTGAGCTATCGCTTGTTGGCCCTGGCCGAGGAGCATGGGCAAAACCCTGCCGTGGTCGAGCGTGCCGGGCAATTGCGCCACGCCTTCGACTGGATTCCGGTACGCCTGTTGGCAGCCAGTTTTGCCTTGGTCGGCAACTTCGCCGCAGTCAGCAGGGTGATGTTGCATGAGCTGCTGAACTGGAACATCAGCGCCGCGCAATTGATCGAAAAGGCCGGGCTGGTGGCGGCTGAAATCCCGGCCCCGGTCGCGGGGCCCGAAGGCATCAACAACCTCGACCGGATCTGGGAGTTGCTCCTGCGGGCGGCGGTGCTCTGGTATGCAGGGTTCGCGTTGTGGACCGTGCTGCATTGA
- a CDS encoding methyl-accepting chemotaxis protein has translation MKSLLYPAVALMNRLSFGMKFSLISVLFLVPMLVTNFYLVRDSYREFQGTRIELQSLDLLGRSVELRRDLETLNNLVQINVSLGQSPKVGNLESQISTLEQGVLTRLQAMTAMTTDPEQIAVFDAKRDEMITAFKAQQSEKSLQSKSGMTGKLLGSAQIFSQIIASQAGLSRDNQSDMRQLSELATSVTPRITQILGEGRAIGSSALGQGFLNSASSNRFDELLAQIEKVQGEYGLKLQDTLASSKAARDTLAVQAESSKASLKKTSELFEEKVVMADTLDTPWQAFYDQVTGLMDQTYQLNDATLKFLDAQLQQRLEQNRTHMILQAVALSVVFVLIFYLYGGFYASTRTTLKRLGGVMDKVAAGDMTVTFSAHSRDELGELGEVFNGTVKKIHDLIERVGHTVSEVERQAGQVENVSAQSNQAVAGQRTQIEQVATAMNQMSATSLEVARSAAAAVSSAHSVNDETISGRGLVQSQQGSIAALASEIDQSVLVINQLASDSQSISRVLEVIKSIAEQTNLLALNAAIEAARAGEQGRGFAVVADEVRTLAKRTQQSTEEIEQMISRLHGGVGAAVKAMGVSHEMANGTVGQSEKVQQALENILDAVGMIVDQNQQIAAAVEQQTAVAHDIDQNIVEINRAGERTAEGAHQTEDASRALSMQVVELKQLISAFRV, from the coding sequence GTGAAGAGCTTGCTCTATCCCGCTGTCGCGCTGATGAACCGCCTGAGCTTCGGCATGAAGTTCAGCCTGATCAGTGTCCTGTTCCTGGTGCCAATGCTGGTGACCAACTTCTACCTGGTCCGTGACTCCTATCGCGAATTCCAGGGCACTCGCATCGAACTGCAGAGCCTCGACCTGTTGGGGCGCAGCGTAGAGCTACGGCGCGACCTGGAGACACTGAACAACCTGGTGCAGATCAACGTCTCCCTCGGTCAGTCGCCCAAGGTGGGCAATCTCGAGTCACAAATCAGCACGCTGGAGCAGGGGGTGCTGACACGCCTACAAGCAATGACGGCGATGACCACAGATCCGGAGCAGATCGCGGTGTTCGACGCCAAGCGCGATGAAATGATCACTGCGTTCAAGGCGCAACAATCGGAAAAATCCCTGCAAAGCAAAAGTGGCATGACCGGCAAATTGCTCGGCAGTGCGCAGATCTTCAGTCAGATCATCGCCAGCCAGGCGGGGCTGAGCCGCGACAATCAAAGCGACATGCGCCAGCTCAGCGAGCTCGCCACCAGCGTGACGCCACGTATTACCCAGATTCTCGGTGAAGGCCGGGCCATCGGTTCTTCAGCCCTGGGTCAGGGTTTTCTCAACTCGGCATCGAGCAATCGCTTCGATGAACTGCTGGCTCAGATCGAAAAGGTCCAGGGCGAATACGGGCTGAAGTTGCAGGACACACTGGCCTCCAGTAAGGCTGCCCGGGACACCCTGGCCGTCCAGGCCGAAAGCAGCAAGGCATCGTTGAAAAAGACCAGTGAGCTGTTTGAAGAGAAAGTGGTGATGGCCGACACCCTGGATACGCCGTGGCAGGCCTTTTACGATCAAGTCACCGGGTTGATGGATCAGACCTATCAACTCAACGACGCCACCCTGAAATTTCTTGATGCTCAGTTGCAGCAGCGCCTGGAGCAAAACCGCACGCACATGATCCTGCAAGCTGTCGCGCTGTCGGTGGTGTTTGTGCTGATTTTCTACCTCTACGGCGGCTTCTACGCCTCGACCCGGACTACGCTCAAGCGCCTTGGCGGCGTAATGGACAAAGTGGCGGCCGGCGACATGACCGTCACCTTCAGTGCCCACAGCCGTGATGAGCTGGGTGAGTTGGGTGAAGTGTTCAACGGCACTGTGAAAAAAATCCATGACCTGATCGAGCGGGTCGGGCACACCGTCAGTGAGGTCGAGCGTCAGGCCGGGCAGGTGGAGAATGTGTCGGCGCAGAGCAACCAGGCGGTGGCCGGGCAACGCACGCAGATCGAACAGGTCGCCACCGCGATGAACCAGATGTCCGCCACTTCCCTGGAGGTCGCGCGCAGCGCCGCCGCGGCAGTCAGCAGCGCTCACAGCGTTAACGACGAAACCATCAGCGGTCGCGGCCTGGTGCAATCCCAGCAGGGCAGCATCGCCGCGCTGGCCAGCGAGATCGATCAATCGGTGTTGGTGATCAATCAACTGGCCAGCGACAGCCAGTCCATCAGCCGTGTGCTGGAAGTGATCAAGAGCATCGCCGAACAGACCAACCTGCTGGCGCTCAATGCCGCCATCGAAGCGGCACGGGCCGGGGAACAAGGGCGCGGTTTCGCGGTGGTGGCGGACGAGGTCCGGACGCTGGCCAAGCGTACCCAGCAATCGACCGAGGAAATCGAGCAGATGATCTCCAGGCTCCATGGCGGCGTCGGTGCGGCGGTGAAGGCGATGGGCGTCAGCCATGAGATGGCGAACGGTACGGTCGGTCAGTCGGAAAAGGTCCAGCAGGCGCTGGAGAACATCCTCGACGCGGTGGGCATGATCGTCGACCAGAACCAGCAGATCGCTGCGGCCGTGGAGCAGCAAACCGCCGTGGCCCACGACATTGACCAGAACATCGTCGAGATCAATCGTGCCGGTGAACGTACTGCCGAAGGCGCGCACCAGACCGAAGACGCCAGCCGCGCATTGTCGATGCAGGTGGTGGAGCTCAAGCAGCTGATCAGCGCGTTCCGCGTTTGA
- a CDS encoding TatD family hydrolase, translating into MELIDTHTHLDFPDFDADRQALMTQSRALGVRKMVVLGVFQGNWQRVWELVQDDPDLYAAFGLHPVYLDDHRPEHLVELGDWLTRLAGHRQLCAVGEIGLDYFIEALDRGRQQALFDAQLQLAADFNLPALIHVRRSHAAVIATLKRFKLQRAGIIHAFAGSREEAREYIKLGFKLGLGGAATWPQALRMHRVLAELPLDSVVLETDSPDMAPAMFPGQRNSPAHLPAICEALAGIMAVSPERLAGASTANARELFNW; encoded by the coding sequence GTGGAGCTGATCGACACCCACACCCATCTGGACTTCCCGGACTTCGACGCCGATCGCCAGGCGCTGATGACGCAAAGTCGCGCCCTCGGTGTGCGCAAGATGGTGGTGCTGGGGGTATTTCAGGGTAATTGGCAACGGGTGTGGGAACTGGTGCAAGACGATCCTGACCTCTACGCCGCGTTCGGCTTGCACCCGGTGTACCTGGACGATCATCGCCCCGAACACCTGGTGGAACTCGGCGACTGGCTGACGCGGCTGGCCGGTCATCGACAGCTTTGCGCCGTGGGCGAAATCGGCCTGGACTACTTCATCGAAGCCCTCGACCGCGGACGCCAGCAGGCGTTGTTCGACGCACAACTACAACTGGCGGCGGACTTCAACCTGCCTGCGCTGATCCACGTACGGCGCAGTCATGCGGCGGTAATCGCCACGCTCAAACGCTTCAAGCTCCAACGCGCCGGCATCATCCACGCCTTCGCCGGCAGTCGCGAGGAAGCCCGGGAATACATCAAGCTCGGTTTCAAACTGGGATTGGGCGGAGCCGCCACCTGGCCGCAGGCCTTGCGCATGCACCGCGTGCTGGCGGAGCTGCCACTGGACTCGGTCGTCCTGGAAACCGACTCACCGGACATGGCGCCCGCCATGTTCCCCGGTCAGCGCAACAGCCCGGCGCACTTGCCGGCGATCTGCGAGGCACTGGCCGGGATCATGGCGGTCAGCCCCGAACGATTGGCTGGCGCCAGCACCGCCAATGCCCGTGAATTGTTCAACTGGTAA
- the cra gene encoding catabolite repressor/activator yields the protein MKLSDIAQLAGVSVTTASYVINGKAEQQRISSATVERVRAVVDQHGFTPNPQAAGLRSRHTRTLGFILPDLENPSYARIAKLLEQGARARGYQLLIASSDDAPDSERQLLKLFRARRCDALIVASCLPVGDDSYRQLQAKGIPIIAVDRVMEPEHFCSVISDDREASLQLTRSLLDPLPKQIALIGARPELSISQERAAGFKEALSGYKGEVLIEHGESFSRECGKQLMEEMLQRVGHLPEALVTTSYVLLQGVFDALHDFPLKTRPLRLGTFGDTQLLDFLPLPVNAMAQQHQLIADKALALALAAIEQSDYQPGVQAIARTFKQRIRQD from the coding sequence TTGAAACTCAGTGATATCGCCCAGTTGGCCGGTGTGTCCGTTACCACCGCCAGCTACGTCATCAACGGCAAGGCCGAACAACAACGCATCAGCAGCGCGACCGTCGAGCGCGTGCGCGCGGTGGTCGATCAGCACGGCTTTACGCCCAACCCCCAGGCCGCCGGACTGCGCAGCCGCCATACCCGCACCCTGGGGTTCATTCTGCCGGACCTGGAAAACCCCAGTTACGCGCGAATTGCCAAGTTGCTGGAGCAAGGTGCACGGGCTCGCGGCTATCAACTGCTGATCGCCAGCTCCGACGACGCGCCCGACAGCGAGCGACAATTGCTCAAGCTGTTCCGCGCCCGGCGCTGCGATGCGTTGATCGTCGCCAGTTGCCTGCCGGTCGGTGACGACAGTTATCGCCAGTTGCAGGCCAAAGGCATCCCGATCATTGCCGTCGACCGGGTCATGGAGCCGGAACACTTCTGCTCGGTGATCAGCGACGACCGTGAAGCCAGCCTGCAACTGACTCGCAGCCTGCTGGACCCGTTGCCTAAACAGATCGCCCTGATCGGTGCCCGTCCGGAGCTGAGCATCAGCCAGGAACGGGCCGCCGGTTTCAAGGAAGCGCTGTCCGGATACAAGGGCGAAGTGCTGATTGAACATGGCGAATCGTTCAGCCGTGAATGCGGCAAGCAATTGATGGAGGAAATGCTCCAGCGTGTAGGGCACTTGCCCGAGGCGCTGGTGACCACGTCTTACGTGCTGCTGCAGGGTGTGTTCGACGCCTTGCATGACTTCCCGCTGAAAACCCGGCCTCTGCGCCTGGGCACGTTCGGTGACACCCAGTTGCTGGACTTCCTGCCGTTGCCGGTCAATGCCATGGCCCAGCAGCACCAGCTGATCGCCGATAAAGCCCTGGCCCTTGCGCTGGCAGCCATCGAGCAGTCCGATTACCAGCCCGGCGTGCAGGCCATCGCGCGGACCTTCAAACAGCGCATTCGCCAGGATTGA